A region of the Amycolatopsis sp. cg13 genome:
CTGGGTGTCGCCGGACGAGTCCGGAGTGCCGTACGCCTGAAGCTCCCACAGCGAGTAGCCGTATTTCGTGGCGCGCTCGGTGCCGACGAAGCGCAGGAACCGGCCATGGCCGGACAACCCGGTGAGGTCGTCGGTGCCGCCGTCGCCGTTGGCGATCGTCGCGATCGTCTTGAAGTTCTCGCCGTCGTCGGAGATCTCGACGCGGTACTTCTTGGCGTAGGCCGCTTCCCAGTTCAGCTTGACCCGGTGGACCGTGGCGGCCTGGCCGAGGTCGACGCGCAGCCACTGGGCGTCGGCGCTGACCGCGCTGGCCCAGCGCGTCTTGAGGTTCCCGTCGACGGCGTTGTCGCCGCCGAGCGTGGACGTCTCAAGCGTCGAGGTGCTGACCGGTTTCCCTTGGGACAGCAGCACATCGGCGGCAGCGGCATGGGCGTCGCGTGCGGGCGAGACCGCGGCGGGCAACAGCACCACCGCGGCGGCCGGTAAGGCGAACCGGGCGAGACTTCGGACACGGGACGAGGACACGTCGCACTCCTTCGGGCCGGACGGGAACAGGGCGGCGGCGTTACGGTTCTGCGGCGTCTCGTTGCGTTAAGAAAGTTTCCTAACTAAAACGGCAGAGTAGCGGGCCCGGTTTCTCCCGACAAGCCCGGAACGGACGTGAAACGATCAAGACCGCCCGATCAGCGGAACGCCCCTCTCCTGTCTCGCAGAAGTGCCGTGAGGGGAACCCTGAGGGAATCAGATTCCGTGAGGGTGGCCCTCACGACCCGCAAAGTACGTGAAAGTGGCCCTCACGTACTTGCGCTAGTACGTGAGGGCCACCTTCACGTACCTCAGCCCTGCAGCAGCCGCCGGACTTCCTGCACCGCAGCACGCCCGGCCCGGTTCGCCCCCACCGTGCTCGCCGACGGCCCGTACCCGACCAAATGCAGCCGAGGCTCCGCGACCACGCGAGTCCCGTCCATCCGGATCCCGCCACCCGACGTCCGCAGGTGCAGCGGCGCAAGGTGATCGATCGAAGCCCGGAACCCGGTCGCCCACAGAATCATGTCCGCGGGCTCGAAACTGCTGTCCTCCCAGACGACCCCGTCGGGAACCAGCCGCGAGAACATCGGCCGCCGCTCCAGATATCCCGCCGCGCGCCCGGCGAGCACCTGCGGCGTCACCGGCAGATCCGTCACGCTCACGACGCTCTCCGGCGGCAGCCCGGCCCGCACCCGTTCGTCGACCTTCGCCACCGCCATGCGTCCCCAGTCCTCGCTGAACTCCTCCTCGCGCCAGACCGGCGGACGCCGCGTCACCCACACCGTCGAACGCGCGACCGGGCCGATCTCCATCAGCAACTGCACCGCCGACGTCCCGCCGCCCACGACCACCACGCGCTGATCACGAAATTCCTCCGCACCGCGGTAATCCGCCGTGTGCAGCTGCCGTCCGGCGAAAGTCCCGGGATACCGCGGCCAGAACGGCCGGTCCCACGTCCCCGTCGCGCTGATCACCGCACGCGCCGCCCACGTCTCCGCGGGCGATTCGACCACCAGCCGCTCCCCCTCGCGCCGCACTGCGGTCACGTCGACCGGACGGTGCACCGGCAAGTCATACGTCTTCTCGAAGCGCCCGAAGTACTCCGACACCGCTTCGCTGGCAGGCCGCGTCGGGTCCGGGGTCCCGAACGCCATCCCCGGCAGGTCGTGGATCCCGTGCACCTTCCCGACCACCAGCGACGGCCACCGGTACTGCCAAGCGCCGCCCGCGCGCTTGCCGTGGTCGAGCACGACGAACCCGCGTTCGTTGGCGAACCCGGCTCGGCGCAGGTGATACGCCGCCGACAGCCCGGCCTGCCCGGCCCCGATCACCACGACGTCGGTCTCGTGATCCGCAGTGCTCATACAACGTTCAACAATTGCCCGCGCCCGGTATTTCCGGCTCAGACCGCCACGCGATTCCGGCCGCCGTCTTTCGCCCGGTACAACGCGGCGTCGGCCGACCGCAACACCTCGTCGAGCGTGGCGCCCGCCTGCGGGTAGCACGCGACGCCGACGGACACGGAGAGTCCGCTGATCCGCAGCGGACCTCCCACCGCGACCGTCAGCTCCCCCACCGCGATCCGCACCCCTTCGGCGATCCCGAGCACGTCGGTGTCGCCGGTCGCGGGCAGCAGGACCACGAATTCCTCGCCGCCGAACCGGCCGACGGTGTCGCTTTGCTGCACCGAAGCCTCGATCGCCACGGCAACCGCGGCCAGCACCTCGTCGCCGGTGAGGTGACCGTACGTGTCGTTGATGCGCTTGAAGTGGTCGAGATCGATCATCAATACGGCGAACCCGCTGCCGGTCCCTCGCCGCCTCGCCCGAGTGAACTCGCGGGTCGCGAGTTCGTGCCAGCCCGCGGTGTTGA
Encoded here:
- a CDS encoding NAD(P)-binding domain-containing protein, with the translated sequence MSTADHETDVVVIGAGQAGLSAAYHLRRAGFANERGFVVLDHGKRAGGAWQYRWPSLVVGKVHGIHDLPGMAFGTPDPTRPASEAVSEYFGRFEKTYDLPVHRPVDVTAVRREGERLVVESPAETWAARAVISATGTWDRPFWPRYPGTFAGRQLHTADYRGAEEFRDQRVVVVGGGTSAVQLLMEIGPVARSTVWVTRRPPVWREEEFSEDWGRMAVAKVDERVRAGLPPESVVSVTDLPVTPQVLAGRAAGYLERRPMFSRLVPDGVVWEDSSFEPADMILWATGFRASIDHLAPLHLRTSGGGIRMDGTRVVAEPRLHLVGYGPSASTVGANRAGRAAVQEVRRLLQG